The sequence below is a genomic window from Variovorax paradoxus B4.
AAGGCGGGCCTGAAGGCTGGCGGCACAGACAACGGCGGCGCAGGCCCGCGCACCGACTACAGCCCGACCTACTATGCGGCCTTCCTGATCGACCCGGACGGCAACAACGTGGAGGCGGTCTGCCCCTGAAGGCGCGCGCAACCCATGGCAACGATCTACAAGGAATTCATCGTCGAAGCCGAAGCGGCGCGGGTCTGGGACGCGCTGCGCGATTTCGGCGCCGTGCACACGCGCCTTGCGCCTGGTTTTCTGACCGGCTGCGAGCTGGACGGCAAGGGCGCCCGCATCGTCAGCTTTGCCAACGGCCTGGTGGCGCGCGAGCTGCTCGTGGGCATCGACGAGCCCAACCGCCGCCTGGCCTACACCGTCACCGACGGCAGGGCGAGCCACCACCATGCATCGGCCCAGGTGTTCGCGCACGGCGAAGGGCGCTCGCGCTTCGTCTGGATCACCGACGTGCTGCCCGACGAACTCGCCGCCTACATCGAGCCGATGATGGCGCAGGGCGGGCTGGCAATGAAGAAGACGCTCGAAGCGGCCGGCTAGAAGTCTTCGAGCGGCAGGCCCACGTAGTTCTCCGCCAGCGCAGTGGAGGCTGCGTGCGAATGCACCAGGTAGTCGAGTTCGGCTTCCTGGATCTTCTGGCCGAAGGCGCCGGTCTCGGGGAAGCGGTGCATCAGCGAGGTGAACCACCACGAGAAGCGTTCCGCCTTCCAGACGCGGCGCAGGCAGAGGTCGGAATACCGGTCGAGCGCGGAGGCCGATTTATCGCCGTAGAA
It includes:
- a CDS encoding SRPBCC family protein, whose product is MATIYKEFIVEAEAARVWDALRDFGAVHTRLAPGFLTGCELDGKGARIVSFANGLVARELLVGIDEPNRRLAYTVTDGRASHHHASAQVFAHGEGRSRFVWITDVLPDELAAYIEPMMAQGGLAMKKTLEAAG